GCCCAGCAGGTAGAGATCCCCGAGGAAGTCGAGGATCTTGTGGCGGACGAACTCGTCCTCGAACCGGAGCGGCTCCTGGTTGAGGATGCCGTCGGGCCGCACGACCACCGCGTTCTGGAGCGTCCCTCCCTGGATCATCCCCTTCGCACGGAGCTTCTCGACGTCGCGCTCGAGCACGAACGTGCGCGCGGGCGCGATCTCCTTCACGAAGACGTCGGGGTCGATGTCGTAGGTCGCGTACTGCGTCCCGCGCCATGCGTTCTCGTACTCGATCGTGAAGGTGACCCGAAGGCCCTCGTGCGGGAGCGCGACGAGGATCACGCCGTTCTCCTCGTGCCGCACCGGCTCGGTGATCCGGAAGTAGCGACGGGGGGCCGGCTGCTCCACGATGCCCGCTTCCTGGAAGAGCCGGACGTACGGGCCGGCGCTTCCGTCGGTGGGCTCGGGCGGCTCCTGCGCGTTCAGCGCGATCACGAGGTTGTCCAGCTCGAGTCCGGCGGCCGCGGCCAGGATGTGCTCGACCGTGTGGACCTCGGCGCTCCCGTTCTTCAAGATCGTGCGCCGCATCTGATCCGTGTCCGCGCGCGCGTACCGGGGCGTCACGGGAATCTCCGGCGTGCCGGGGAGATCGAGGCGAATGAACCGGATGCCGGCGCCCGGAGGAGCGGGCCGGAACTCCACCTTGCAGACGACGCCCGTATGGAGCCCCTTCCCCTCGAAGGAGATCGGCCGCGCGAGCGTTCGCTGGTTGGGCGCGCTCACGTGGGGGCGCAGGGGCCCTCGAGCTCCTCGACGCGCCGCTTGAGCCTGCGAACGGTCTGGATGAGCTCGGGCAGGTAGTTGAGGCTGGCCTCGATGCGCTTGGCCTGGGTCACGGGACGGGCGGGGGAGCCGAAGAGCTTCTCGCCGGGCTTCACCGAGTTCGAAATCCCCGATTGGGCGCCGACCATCGCGCCCGCGCCGATCTCGATGTGTCCGACCACCCCGACCTGCCCGGCCAGCACGACGTGGTCTCCGAGCGTGGTGCTGCCGGAGATCCCCACCTGGGCCACGATGATGCAGTTCTTCCCGATCTGGACGTTGTGGGCGATCTGGACCAAGTTGTCGACCTTGGTGCCGGATCCGATCCGCGTGGTTCCGGTCGTGGCCCGGTCGATCGTGACGCAGGCTCCGAGCTCGACGTCATCCTCGACGACGACGTTCCCCACCTGCGGCAGCTTGCGATAGATCTCTCCGTCGCGGACGAACCCGAACCCGTCGCTGCCGATCACGGTTCCGGAATGGACGATCACGCGATCCCCGAGCTCGCACCGCTCGCGCAGCGTGACGTTCGGGTAGAGGAGGCAGTCCTCTCCGATCCGGGTGTCCGCGCCCACGTAGCATCCCGCGTGGACGATCGACCGGGCGCCGATCGAGGCACCCGCTTCGACGACGGCGCACGGTCCCAGGGAAGCGGTGGGATCGACGACGGCGTCGGGAGCGACCACCGCCGACGGATGCCGGCCGCAATCGGGCCGAGGTCCGTCCCCCTGGAAGAGACGCACCGCCTTGAGAAAGGCGAGGTAGGGGTTCGGATTCTGGATGAGCGGCTTGCCGCAGCTCAGGTGGTTCTCGGCCACGATGACGGCCGAAGCCTGGGTCCGCTCGAGATAGGGCTCGTACCGCGGGTTGGCCAGGAAGGTCAGCTCCCCCTCACGAGCCTCGCGGATGCCGGCCACGCCGACGATCTCGACCGAGCCGTCGCCGACGACCGTGCCGTCGATCGCCTTCGCGATCGCGTCCAGCGTGACTTTCATCCGAGGCTCCCTGCCGTGGACGAGTGGCTCCCCGGTACCCGCACTCCCTGAAGCCGGGGCCCTCCCGGTACGGCTCACTCGGTCTGCTGCTGCTGACCGGTTCCGGGCGTGGTGCCCGGCGACGTCTGGCTCGTGCCCGAGCCGGACGTATTGGTCAGTGGCCTTCCCGGTGTGCGCCTTCCCTCGTCCTCGTCCCGGAGAGCAGCGAGGACACGCTCTGTGAGATCGAACTGCTTGTCCCCGAAGATGATGTTCTGGTCCGCAGCGTCGAAGATCAGGGCGTAGCCCTCCTGTGTTCCGATCTCGACCACGATGGCGTGGACGCGATCGACGATCGGCTTCAGGAACTCTTCGTTCAGCTTGGAGATCCGACCTCCCGGACCCCAGTTCTGCTGGACGAACAGCTCGTATTCGCTCGTCTTCCGCCG
The sequence above is drawn from the Candidatus Eisenbacteria bacterium genome and encodes:
- a CDS encoding OmpH family outer membrane protein; amino-acid sequence: MTRQLARRAIVWALTCAVLLSPALAVADVKLGFIDSDRIFENYSKTQEAQASFNREVQELSKTAREMKDQINELQKKLDQQGPMLSDAKRDEQSAEIRRKTSEYELFVQQNWGPGGRISKLNEEFLKPIVDRVHAIVVEIGTQEGYALIFDAADQNIIFGDKQFDLTERVLAALRDEDEGRRTPGRPLTNTSGSGTSQTSPGTTPGTGQQQQTE
- a CDS encoding bifunctional UDP-3-O-[3-hydroxymyristoyl] N-acetylglucosamine deacetylase/3-hydroxyacyl-ACP dehydratase — protein: MSAPNQRTLARPISFEGKGLHTGVVCKVEFRPAPPGAGIRFIRLDLPGTPEIPVTPRYARADTDQMRRTILKNGSAEVHTVEHILAAAAGLELDNLVIALNAQEPPEPTDGSAGPYVRLFQEAGIVEQPAPRRYFRITEPVRHEENGVILVALPHEGLRVTFTIEYENAWRGTQYATYDIDPDVFVKEIAPARTFVLERDVEKLRAKGMIQGGTLQNAVVVRPDGILNQEPLRFEDEFVRHKILDFLGDLYLLGRPARGHFLSVKSGHASNVRFVQRLASSEEPGSLLRTPRTNGDLGPIQLDINAIQRIMPHRYPLLLVDRILSLEANRVVGIKNVTINEPFFAGHFPGHPIMPAVLIIEAMAQCGGVLLLNTVDRPKDKLVYFMGIDNAKFRKPVRPGDQLRFELTMLRLKSRICKMEGKAYVDGDLVAEAELLSSIVERSP
- the lpxD gene encoding UDP-3-O-(3-hydroxymyristoyl)glucosamine N-acyltransferase gives rise to the protein MKVTLDAIAKAIDGTVVGDGSVEIVGVAGIREAREGELTFLANPRYEPYLERTQASAVIVAENHLSCGKPLIQNPNPYLAFLKAVRLFQGDGPRPDCGRHPSAVVAPDAVVDPTASLGPCAVVEAGASIGARSIVHAGCYVGADTRIGEDCLLYPNVTLRERCELGDRVIVHSGTVIGSDGFGFVRDGEIYRKLPQVGNVVVEDDVELGACVTIDRATTGTTRIGSGTKVDNLVQIAHNVQIGKNCIIVAQVGISGSTTLGDHVVLAGQVGVVGHIEIGAGAMVGAQSGISNSVKPGEKLFGSPARPVTQAKRIEASLNYLPELIQTVRRLKRRVEELEGPCAPT